A genomic segment from Chitinophaga flava encodes:
- a CDS encoding DUF1361 domain-containing protein, which produces MRLKSAIRLMQQRIARNQQVYTLYFSILFSLALLCFRIYHSGSYLRISLIWNLFLAYIPFAITRWMEKHPAEVSNRYAWYGYFAVWLLFIPNSPYILTDLFHLFDGGVPLWFDLFVIFSFAWNGMMLGYISIRSMEQLWQARHTRWPAWLFTFPVMFLCGMGVYIGRYLRYNSWDVVKDPLTLLCDIRDIILHPVENRTAWAFTICMGVFLSLMYPLVKKQSGESA; this is translated from the coding sequence ATGCGTTTGAAAAGTGCCATCCGTTTGATGCAACAGCGAATTGCCCGTAACCAGCAGGTATACACCCTGTATTTCTCTATCCTCTTCAGCTTGGCATTACTCTGTTTTCGTATATACCATTCCGGTAGTTACCTGCGTATCTCGCTGATATGGAATCTGTTCCTGGCTTATATTCCTTTTGCCATCACCCGGTGGATGGAAAAACATCCGGCAGAAGTCAGCAACCGCTATGCCTGGTACGGATATTTTGCAGTGTGGCTGCTGTTCATCCCCAATTCACCTTATATTCTGACAGACCTGTTTCATCTCTTTGATGGTGGCGTGCCGCTTTGGTTCGACCTCTTTGTTATCTTTTCCTTTGCCTGGAACGGCATGATGCTGGGCTATATCTCTATCCGCAGTATGGAGCAGTTGTGGCAGGCAAGGCACACCCGTTGGCCGGCATGGCTGTTTACTTTCCCGGTGATGTTCCTCTGTGGTATGGGCGTATATATCGGCCGCTACCTGCGTTACAACAGCTGGGACGTGGTAAAAGACCCGCTGACGCTCCTGTGCGACATCCGCGATATTATATTGCATCCCGTGGAAAACCGCACCGCCTGGGCCTTCACCATCTGTATGGGTGTTTTCCTAAGTCTGATGTATCCCCTGGTAAAAAAACAAAGTGGTGAATCTGCTTAA
- a CDS encoding diacylglycerol kinase family protein: protein MKNSYFSRRIASFGYAFNGIAAFLCSEPHARIHAVATIVVTAAGCWYKLTRMEWILLIIAIAMVWVTEMLNTVIEKIMDHLSPDYHLKVKWIKDVAAGAVLVAAIAAAAIGALIFIPHIL from the coding sequence ATGAAAAATTCTTATTTCAGCAGACGGATAGCCAGTTTCGGATATGCATTCAATGGGATAGCCGCCTTCCTGTGCAGTGAACCCCATGCCCGCATACATGCGGTGGCCACCATCGTAGTAACTGCGGCCGGCTGCTGGTATAAGTTGACAAGGATGGAATGGATCTTGCTGATCATCGCCATCGCGATGGTATGGGTCACAGAAATGCTGAATACCGTCATCGAAAAAATAATGGACCACCTGTCGCCCGACTACCACCTCAAAGTGAAGTGGATCAAGGATGTGGCGGCAGGTGCCGTGCTGGTGGCCGCTATCGCTGCTGCTGCCATCGGAGCCCTGATATTTATTCCGCATATTCTGTAA
- the creD gene encoding cell envelope integrity protein CreD has protein sequence MEIPANNDTPSFFARYAYALKALFIVIMVLVLLIPASMIQNLIFERQDRQTSATEEVSHRWGYEQQITGPLLAIPYTVASSGAISYVYLLPEQLKVNGELLPQKLRRGIFNVAVYDAKLQLSGTFSPTALLKSGIPPSALKWDQAAIILGINDLRGIGNQVNMTWNGKTFPFSPGVVNTDLFKSGIQSPVSLTPGDTGALAGSFVMELSVKGSGKISFSPIGKTTTVNISSAWPDPSFDGAFPPKDRRVDAKGFSALWVVQDLNRQFPQSWTGNRYNIHSDDFGIKLFMPAESYQQSSRAVKYAILVIGLTFIIFYFIELSQRRAIHPLQYALIGLALCIFYTLLISISEQLNFTLAYLISSGLTIGLIALYTASAYKSSRIAAGIGATLLVLYGFIYVIISAEDQALLMGSIGLFLVLAVIMYFSRNIRWDKLSQKSSTAA, from the coding sequence ATGGAAATTCCCGCTAACAACGACACCCCGTCTTTTTTTGCCCGTTATGCTTACGCCCTGAAAGCACTGTTCATCGTGATCATGGTCCTCGTACTGCTGATACCTGCAAGCATGATCCAGAACCTGATCTTCGAACGGCAAGACCGGCAAACATCGGCCACTGAAGAAGTCAGCCACCGCTGGGGATACGAACAACAAATTACCGGCCCTTTACTGGCCATTCCCTATACCGTGGCATCTTCCGGCGCCATATCCTATGTATATCTGTTGCCGGAACAATTAAAAGTCAATGGTGAATTGTTACCCCAAAAACTCAGAAGAGGCATCTTCAACGTAGCCGTTTATGATGCCAAACTACAGCTGAGCGGTACCTTCAGCCCCACTGCCCTCCTCAAATCAGGCATTCCGCCATCTGCCCTGAAATGGGACCAGGCAGCCATCATCCTGGGTATCAACGACCTGCGTGGCATAGGCAACCAGGTAAACATGACATGGAACGGTAAAACCTTTCCATTCAGCCCCGGCGTGGTCAACACAGACCTGTTCAAAAGTGGCATTCAATCACCGGTATCGCTGACTCCCGGCGATACCGGCGCCCTCGCCGGCTCCTTCGTAATGGAACTGAGTGTAAAAGGCTCCGGCAAAATCAGCTTCTCCCCTATCGGTAAAACCACGACCGTCAACATCAGCTCCGCCTGGCCCGACCCCAGCTTCGACGGCGCTTTCCCGCCCAAAGACCGCCGTGTAGACGCTAAAGGTTTCAGCGCCCTCTGGGTGGTGCAGGACCTGAACCGCCAGTTTCCCCAAAGCTGGACAGGCAACAGGTACAATATCCACAGCGATGATTTTGGTATCAAACTCTTTATGCCGGCAGAAAGTTATCAACAGTCCAGCCGCGCTGTTAAATATGCCATCCTGGTGATCGGCCTTACCTTCATCATCTTTTATTTCATCGAGCTCTCTCAACGCCGCGCCATTCATCCATTACAGTATGCCCTCATCGGCCTGGCCCTTTGTATTTTCTATACTTTGCTGATATCCATTTCAGAACAGCTTAACTTTACACTCGCCTATCTGATTTCCAGTGGGCTCACCATCGGCCTGATAGCCCTGTATACAGCCAGCGCCTATAAAAGCAGTCGTATTGCTGCAGGCATCGGAGCTACCTTGCTGGTCCTGTACGGCTTCATTTATGTGATCATCAGCGCGGAAGACCAGGCTCTCCTGATGGGTAGCATCGGTCTCTTCCTCGTGCTGGCTGTCATTATGTACTTCAGCAGGAATATCCGGTGGGATAAACTGTCTCAAAAATCATCAACAGCAGCATAG
- a CDS encoding winged helix-turn-helix domain-containing protein, producing the protein MNPIGNLNKIFESRIRLGVMSVLMVNDEVNFNDLKQMLEVTDGNLASHLNTLEENGYIKVYKGFIGRKTNTTYSITATGEKAFKGHLAALEHMIKFTK; encoded by the coding sequence ATGAATCCGATCGGAAACTTAAATAAGATTTTTGAAAGCCGGATACGCCTCGGCGTGATGAGCGTATTGATGGTGAATGATGAGGTCAATTTTAATGACCTTAAACAGATGCTGGAAGTAACAGACGGTAATCTGGCCTCTCACCTCAATACGCTGGAAGAAAACGGCTATATCAAGGTATATAAGGGGTTTATAGGTCGTAAGACCAATACCACCTATAGTATTACCGCTACCGGAGAAAAAGCCTTTAAAGGACATCTGGCAGCCCTCGAACATATGATCAAATTCACGAAATAA
- a CDS encoding DUF5686 family protein — translation MFGWKRIIAVLIGVSVCCTALKAQQYKISGTVRDAHSQEIIPFATLQFDHTQTGMVCNAEGKYVFELNVIPADSLLVRVMGYTILKMPVNRSLKEQTVNFDLTRSDLSLKTYEIKANVNWALILLKQIVRHKPENNYNRLDNYKYEVYNKLELDMKNLNKEKLSRNRFTKPFAFILNNIDSTSEDKPFLPIFLTESLSDFYYQSSPRKTKEIIKAARTSGIDNESVTKFLGGMYQNVNIYDNFIPVFDKQFVSPIHHNGAFYYDYKIADTQYISSQRFIKLNFSPKRKGENTFIGDIWVHDTTYAVMKATLSVPKDANINFVHRVSMVQEFRQLHDSTWFLYKDKFVADFWAPSPKPGKTFDFIGRKSTTYDNVITNDTAATNIFSNRKYPEAVVVLDSARIRKESFWDDNRPENLSKNEVGIYKMIDTLQRMPLFQKYSNTIRFLATGYKPLGPIEWGPYYYLFSQNRLEGFRLRLDLGTTPKFNKDIYLYGYLAYGFGDNVYKGKMSALWLLKRHPRMYLYGAYTKDLDNGSHYYDEVGTDNIFTLAIRKNGIPQKFLMIQEQRLEFFKEYYSGFSHQITLLHKQARPYEPLPTAAFYPKEPNNRDPLTTTEVELKLRWAFHEQFLEGNYYRISLGSKYPITEMKYAVGIPGIANSGQQYQRVSLSVSDYVKLPPFGSLYYNVFGGKIFGTVPYTSLEVHPGNEIYYYNKYAFNMMNRFEFISDQYVGFNVEHTIGNGIFGYIPLIKKLKWRQFWTAKGIVGSLSNANKQLNLNNGYPFRTLAGNPYLEVGTGIENIFKFLRVDFIWRVAPDVLPEEPANKKFGVFGSFKLQF, via the coding sequence ATGTTCGGTTGGAAAAGAATTATAGCAGTCCTAATAGGCGTAAGTGTTTGTTGTACAGCATTGAAGGCGCAGCAATATAAGATCAGTGGAACAGTGAGAGATGCGCATTCCCAGGAAATCATTCCCTTCGCTACTCTTCAGTTTGACCATACACAGACCGGTATGGTTTGTAACGCTGAAGGAAAATATGTATTCGAGTTAAATGTTATCCCTGCAGATTCGCTACTGGTAAGGGTAATGGGATATACCATTCTTAAAATGCCCGTTAACCGCAGCCTGAAAGAACAAACTGTCAACTTCGACCTTACCCGCTCCGATCTGTCTCTCAAAACATACGAAATCAAAGCTAACGTTAACTGGGCACTGATCCTCCTCAAACAGATCGTCCGCCATAAACCGGAGAACAATTATAACCGGCTGGATAACTATAAATACGAAGTATACAACAAACTTGAACTGGACATGAAAAACCTTAACAAGGAAAAACTGTCCAGAAACAGGTTTACCAAACCGTTTGCTTTTATTCTCAATAACATCGACAGTACTTCGGAAGACAAACCTTTTCTACCCATATTCCTGACAGAATCCCTGTCAGACTTCTACTACCAGTCGAGCCCCCGCAAAACAAAGGAAATCATTAAAGCTGCCCGTACTTCCGGCATAGACAATGAAAGCGTTACCAAGTTTCTCGGCGGCATGTATCAGAATGTCAATATCTATGATAATTTCATTCCGGTATTCGACAAACAGTTTGTAAGCCCTATACATCACAACGGCGCCTTCTACTACGATTATAAAATCGCTGACACACAATACATCAGCAGTCAACGGTTCATCAAACTGAATTTCTCTCCTAAACGCAAAGGAGAAAACACTTTTATCGGTGATATCTGGGTACATGACACCACCTATGCCGTCATGAAAGCGACGCTGTCTGTTCCCAAAGATGCCAACATCAACTTTGTACACCGTGTTAGCATGGTACAGGAATTCAGACAGCTGCACGACAGCACCTGGTTCCTTTACAAGGATAAATTTGTAGCCGACTTCTGGGCGCCCAGTCCCAAGCCAGGCAAAACCTTCGACTTCATCGGACGCAAAAGCACCACCTACGATAACGTCATCACCAATGATACTGCCGCTACCAACATCTTCAGCAACAGAAAATATCCGGAAGCTGTAGTAGTGCTTGATAGTGCCCGCATACGCAAAGAATCATTCTGGGACGACAACCGCCCCGAGAACCTGAGCAAAAACGAGGTCGGCATCTACAAGATGATCGATACCCTGCAACGTATGCCGCTGTTCCAGAAGTATTCCAACACCATCCGTTTTCTGGCCACCGGCTACAAGCCACTGGGACCAATTGAATGGGGACCTTACTATTACCTCTTCTCTCAAAACAGGCTGGAAGGATTCCGCCTCCGACTCGACCTCGGTACTACGCCTAAATTCAATAAGGATATATACCTCTACGGTTACCTGGCCTACGGTTTCGGTGATAACGTTTACAAAGGAAAGATGTCTGCGTTATGGCTGCTGAAAAGACATCCGCGCATGTATCTCTATGGCGCCTATACGAAAGATCTTGACAACGGTTCCCACTACTACGATGAAGTAGGCACCGATAACATCTTCACCCTCGCCATACGGAAAAACGGTATCCCGCAGAAGTTCCTGATGATTCAGGAACAAAGACTGGAATTCTTCAAGGAATATTACAGCGGTTTCTCCCATCAGATCACCCTGTTGCACAAACAGGCCAGACCTTATGAACCATTGCCAACCGCCGCCTTCTATCCCAAAGAACCCAATAACCGTGATCCGCTCACCACAACAGAAGTGGAGTTAAAATTACGCTGGGCCTTCCATGAGCAGTTCCTCGAAGGCAACTACTACCGCATCAGCTTAGGAAGTAAATATCCCATCACCGAAATGAAATACGCCGTAGGCATTCCGGGCATCGCCAACAGTGGCCAGCAATATCAACGGGTATCACTCAGTGTATCCGATTACGTTAAGCTACCGCCCTTCGGCTCACTCTACTACAACGTCTTCGGTGGTAAGATCTTCGGCACCGTACCTTATACTTCCCTCGAAGTACATCCCGGCAACGAAATCTACTACTACAACAAATACGCATTCAACATGATGAACCGCTTCGAGTTCATCAGCGATCAATATGTAGGTTTCAACGTCGAACACACCATCGGCAATGGTATCTTCGGTTATATCCCGCTGATCAAAAAGCTGAAATGGCGCCAGTTCTGGACCGCAAAAGGTATCGTTGGCTCCCTCTCCAATGCTAATAAACAGCTGAACCTCAACAACGGCTATCCTTTCCGTACCCTGGCAGGTAATCCCTACCTTGAAGTTGGCACCGGCATCGAAAACATTTTCAAATTCCTACGGGTAGACTTTATCTGGCGCGTAGCTCCGGATGTGCTGCCTGAAGAACCAGCTAATAAGAAGTTTGGTGTGTTTGGAAGCTTTAAACTGCAGTTCTGA
- a CDS encoding RHS repeat-associated core domain-containing protein produces the protein MITDEATNQVAEFKDKDGRVVLKRVQASTNPGKGHTGWLSTYYVYDDLNNLRFVLPPLAVEKINAGGNVAALADELCFQYTYDQRNRMIIKKIPGAAAVEMVYDIRDRLVFTRDGNMRKPGQEKWLVTFYDVLNRPIETAIYRSATSRQDLQTAMNTATGTNGSLPYQFPAIEDLVVAVHDRNIYKARKSVNLEPGFDSGENGNVDAFIDPTLQGDNLNLNISNPLPGIPAASLTPLTFTFYDGYSFPGKQDPITTEAQKLNAGNNPYSEPFAVSNMTTGLVTGTKVRVLDTDQWLTTTTYYNNKGRVVQLISDNASGGQDIATNMYDFSGKLLSNYLNHKNPRSGLTPQITVLTMTEYDAAGRVITVRKRVNNDISKEQTVASNEYDELGQLRSKSLGIKAGSDPIELLSYEYNIRGWLKSINKDYLNNTNNSPSHFGQELNYDQGFKDPQFNGNIAGIRWKGWNDKKPRAYGYQYDQANRLTGANFTQQDNPGSSWEKSVMNFSTDWVTYDANGNIRSMKQYGMSGTAPVELDRLKYDYRDNSNKLSAVSDSSTVNDLLGDFKNGTNTGDDYDYDPNGNLIKDLNKSISSITYNHLNLPSLIQIDNKGSISYQYDATGNKIRKQVVDITGPSPKTTITDYIGGFVYQNDTLQFAPQEEGRIRLAYKAGQAPAYVFDYFVKDHLGNTRLVLTHVNDVNTYVATMETAAAAKEITLFSNIDDTRASKPVGYPTDQNAGKNEFVAKLNAKNGGKKIGPSLVLRVMAGDTIQIGAQAFYKSTGPQERKSPELPAENMLADLIHAFGGTPADAGNHGGDALASQTPFNSNFFNNDYRKLKEKNPDQNKTDKPKAYLNFVLFDDQFKLVETNSGVKQVKAEPDQLQTLAQDKMPITQSGFLYVYTSNESPQDVFFDNVVVTHTTGSVLEETHYYPFGLTMAGISSNALKSTNYSENRLKYNGKELQTKEFGDGSGLEWYDYGARMYDQQIGRWHVMDPLIEKNHFNYTPYAYVYNDPVNLIDPDGRDSTQRKNAIDRAKEYVEKKKSGNQYEMGAKHGPGGTCDCSGLVSNSVVAGGEADPNNGSESSGVLNIENNTQQLGQKDVTSGNIVTFHFDKGYPYHTGLVVTVNKDKDGNIISFTMIQSSSGVGPNEQTVTIGEGKLGNGVFGYYKWDTKPDPVSISPQSGNPLSNFSKLNSKVEARQEMGRYLKMAADAKAQGFNNVYNMWRSAAQDVYEKKIYSH, from the coding sequence TTGATAACCGATGAAGCCACCAACCAGGTTGCTGAATTTAAAGACAAAGATGGTCGTGTCGTATTGAAAAGGGTACAAGCCTCCACTAATCCGGGGAAAGGCCATACTGGCTGGTTATCCACCTATTATGTATATGATGATCTCAATAATCTTCGTTTTGTTCTGCCCCCGCTGGCAGTGGAAAAAATCAATGCGGGTGGCAATGTAGCTGCGTTAGCAGATGAACTTTGTTTTCAATATACCTATGATCAACGCAACCGGATGATCATTAAAAAGATACCGGGAGCAGCGGCTGTGGAGATGGTATATGATATAAGGGACAGACTCGTTTTCACCCGTGATGGCAATATGAGGAAACCTGGTCAGGAAAAATGGCTCGTTACCTTTTACGATGTACTTAACCGTCCCATAGAAACTGCTATCTATCGTTCCGCAACTTCCCGGCAGGACCTCCAGACTGCTATGAACACTGCAACAGGCACCAATGGCTCATTACCGTACCAGTTCCCTGCCATTGAAGACCTGGTAGTAGCTGTACACGATCGAAATATTTACAAGGCGAGAAAAAGCGTGAACCTTGAACCAGGATTTGATTCCGGGGAAAATGGAAATGTAGACGCATTCATTGATCCTACCCTTCAAGGCGATAACCTGAATCTCAATATCAGCAATCCTTTACCGGGCATACCTGCCGCTTCATTAACACCGCTGACTTTTACATTCTACGATGGTTACAGCTTCCCAGGCAAACAGGACCCGATAACAACTGAAGCACAGAAACTGAATGCCGGCAATAATCCCTACTCAGAACCATTTGCTGTCAGCAATATGACGACAGGTTTAGTTACCGGTACGAAAGTGCGGGTACTGGACACCGATCAATGGCTTACTACCACCACTTATTACAACAACAAAGGCAGAGTAGTACAACTTATCAGCGATAACGCATCTGGAGGACAGGATATTGCCACTAACATGTACGATTTCAGCGGTAAGTTGCTTTCCAATTACCTCAATCATAAAAATCCACGCAGTGGACTCACTCCACAAATTACTGTGCTAACGATGACAGAATATGATGCTGCCGGGCGTGTTATTACAGTAAGGAAAAGAGTCAATAATGATATCTCAAAAGAGCAAACCGTTGCCAGCAATGAGTATGATGAACTGGGGCAATTGAGGAGCAAATCATTAGGGATAAAAGCCGGTTCTGATCCGATAGAGCTGTTATCTTATGAATACAATATAAGAGGCTGGTTAAAAAGTATCAACAAAGACTATCTCAATAATACCAACAACAGTCCTTCACATTTCGGGCAGGAACTGAATTATGATCAGGGCTTTAAAGATCCGCAGTTCAACGGTAACATCGCCGGTATCCGCTGGAAAGGATGGAACGATAAAAAGCCTCGTGCCTACGGATATCAGTATGACCAGGCCAATCGTCTTACAGGAGCTAACTTCACGCAACAGGACAACCCTGGAAGCAGCTGGGAAAAAAGTGTAATGAACTTCTCCACCGATTGGGTTACCTATGACGCCAACGGGAACATCCGGAGCATGAAACAATATGGCATGTCAGGAACAGCTCCGGTAGAACTGGACCGTTTAAAATATGACTATCGTGATAATAGTAATAAATTATCTGCTGTTAGCGACAGTAGTACTGTCAACGATTTATTGGGAGATTTCAAAAATGGTACTAATACAGGCGACGATTATGATTATGACCCCAACGGTAATCTTATCAAAGACCTGAACAAATCCATCAGTTCGATTACTTATAATCATCTGAATCTGCCTTCCCTGATCCAGATAGACAACAAAGGATCAATTAGCTACCAATATGATGCTACTGGCAATAAAATCCGGAAGCAAGTAGTGGATATAACAGGCCCCTCTCCTAAAACCACCATTACAGACTACATCGGTGGTTTTGTGTATCAGAATGATACACTTCAATTCGCACCACAGGAAGAAGGCCGCATCCGCCTTGCCTATAAAGCAGGTCAGGCCCCTGCATATGTCTTTGACTATTTTGTAAAGGACCACCTTGGTAATACCAGGCTGGTACTGACTCATGTCAATGATGTCAATACCTATGTTGCTACCATGGAAACAGCAGCTGCTGCCAAAGAAATAACTCTTTTCAGCAATATCGACGATACCAGGGCCAGCAAGCCAGTAGGTTACCCTACGGATCAAAATGCCGGGAAGAATGAATTCGTTGCCAAACTCAATGCTAAAAATGGAGGCAAAAAAATAGGTCCATCATTAGTATTGCGGGTAATGGCCGGAGACACCATTCAGATCGGCGCCCAGGCATTCTATAAATCCACCGGCCCACAAGAACGAAAATCTCCCGAGTTACCGGCTGAAAACATGCTGGCTGATCTTATACACGCTTTTGGAGGCACACCAGCTGACGCTGGTAATCATGGTGGCGATGCACTGGCCAGCCAGACACCTTTCAATAGCAATTTCTTTAATAATGATTACCGTAAACTAAAAGAAAAAAATCCTGATCAGAACAAGACAGACAAACCCAAAGCCTATCTTAATTTTGTACTGTTCGATGATCAGTTTAAATTAGTAGAAACAAACAGTGGTGTGAAACAGGTCAAAGCAGAACCAGACCAGTTGCAGACATTAGCCCAGGATAAAATGCCGATCACTCAAAGCGGGTTCCTTTATGTTTATACCAGTAATGAAAGTCCGCAGGACGTGTTCTTTGATAATGTGGTGGTAACCCATACAACAGGGTCAGTACTGGAGGAGACGCATTATTATCCGTTTGGGTTGACGATGGCAGGGATCAGTTCGAATGCGTTGAAGAGCACTAACTATTCGGAGAATAGATTGAAATATAATGGGAAGGAGTTACAGACGAAAGAGTTTGGAGATGGAAGTGGACTTGAATGGTATGACTATGGAGCAAGAATGTATGACCAACAGATAGGAAGATGGCATGTTATGGACCCTTTAATTGAAAAGAATCATTTTAATTACACACCATATGCATATGTATACAACGACCCTGTAAATTTGATTGATCCAGATGGTAGAGATTCTACACAAAGGAAGAATGCTATTGATCGTGCGAAGGAATATGTGGAGAAAAAAAAATCCGGTAATCAATATGAGATGGGGGCCAAACATGGGCCCGGTGGTACTTGTGACTGTTCTGGTTTAGTTTCGAACTCCGTTGTGGCAGGAGGAGAAGCAGATCCCAATAATGGAAGTGAGTCATCAGGTGTACTTAACATTGAGAATAACACCCAACAATTGGGGCAAAAAGATGTTACTTCCGGCAATATTGTAACTTTTCATTTTGATAAAGGATATCCTTATCATACGGGATTGGTAGTTACTGTCAATAAAGATAAAGATGGGAATATAATAAGTTTTACTATGATCCAATCTTCAAGTGGAGTTGGTCCTAATGAGCAAACGGTAACTATTGGTGAAGGGAAACTGGGTAATGGAGTATTTGGATATTATAAATGGGACACAAAGCCCGATCCTGTTTCTATTTCACCACAAAGTGGCAACCCCTTATCCAACTTCTCCAAACTTAATTCTAAGGTTGAAGCAAGACAAGAAATGGGAAGGTATTTAAAAATGGCTGCTGATGCTAAAGCACAGGGATTCAATAATGTATATAACATGTGGAGGTCCGCGGCTCAGGATGTCTATGAGAAAAAGATTTATAGTCATTAA
- a CDS encoding aspartate aminotransferase family protein, with translation MNNRQLFLQHVAQTSDAPLALEIVKAEGMYMWDVNGKKFLDLIAGISVCNVGHCHPAVVKAIQDQAQQYMHLLVYGEFVQSPQVAYAQALTKHLPENLDCVYFTNSGAEAVEGAMKLAKRFTGRTEIAAFNRSYHGSTQGALSILGDEYWRNAYRPLLPGIQHLEYNNYASLELITTNTAAVFAESVQAEGGVIVPQLEWLHALRAKCNATGTLLVLDEIQCGLGRNGTLWAFEQLGITPDILLLGKALGGGMPLGAFISSHNIMWSLTNSPVLGHITTFGGHPVNCAAGLAGFNALLEADLIKDVKRKGELFHQHLQHPAIKAVRSLGLMMAVELENFAVNKKTIDYCIENGVLTDWFLFAPECMRIAPPLIITDEEIIHACKVICEGLDKL, from the coding sequence ATGAACAACAGGCAACTTTTTTTGCAGCACGTAGCGCAAACATCAGATGCACCGCTGGCCCTGGAGATCGTGAAAGCGGAAGGCATGTACATGTGGGATGTCAACGGGAAGAAATTTCTGGACCTGATTGCAGGCATCAGCGTATGTAACGTGGGACATTGTCATCCTGCCGTGGTGAAAGCCATCCAGGACCAGGCACAACAATATATGCACCTGCTGGTATATGGAGAGTTTGTACAATCGCCCCAGGTAGCTTATGCCCAGGCACTAACAAAACATCTTCCTGAAAACCTCGACTGCGTATACTTCACCAACTCCGGCGCGGAAGCCGTAGAAGGTGCTATGAAACTGGCCAAACGTTTCACCGGCAGAACAGAGATCGCAGCCTTCAATCGCAGCTATCACGGTTCCACACAGGGCGCCCTCAGCATCCTTGGTGATGAATACTGGCGTAATGCCTATCGCCCGCTGCTTCCCGGCATACAACACCTGGAATACAATAACTACGCCTCTCTGGAACTCATCACTACCAATACTGCAGCTGTATTCGCAGAAAGTGTACAGGCAGAAGGTGGTGTGATAGTGCCCCAACTGGAATGGCTACACGCACTTCGTGCTAAATGTAACGCTACCGGCACCCTGCTGGTACTGGACGAAATACAGTGCGGTCTTGGTAGAAACGGTACGCTCTGGGCTTTTGAACAACTGGGTATTACTCCTGATATTTTATTGCTGGGCAAAGCTCTCGGTGGTGGCATGCCACTCGGTGCTTTTATCTCTTCCCACAACATCATGTGGAGCCTTACCAACAGCCCGGTACTCGGACATATCACTACCTTTGGCGGTCACCCTGTAAACTGCGCTGCCGGTCTCGCTGGTTTCAACGCATTACTGGAAGCAGACCTGATCAAAGATGTGAAAAGAAAAGGTGAGCTTTTCCATCAGCACCTGCAGCATCCGGCCATCAAAGCGGTGCGTTCTCTCGGGTTGATGATGGCGGTAGAACTGGAGAATTTTGCAGTCAACAAAAAAACAATTGATTACTGTATTGAAAATGGGGTGTTAACCGACTGGTTCCTTTTTGCACCGGAATGTATGCGGATAGCACCACCACTGATTATTACAGATGAAGAGATCATACATGCGTGTAAGGTGATCTGTGAAGGATTGGATAAATTATAA
- a CDS encoding gamma carbonic anhydrase family protein, with amino-acid sequence MSHIIPVRGFTPQIAEGCFIAPNATIVGDVVMGKGCTIWFNAVVRGDVNSIRLGENVNIQDGAVIHCTYEKSKTIVGNNVSVGHNAILHGCTIDNDVLIGMGAIIMDNAHISSNSIIAAGAVILAGTHVEPGTIWAGVPAKKVKDIDMALIKGEINRISNNYNMYASWYSEGEEKK; translated from the coding sequence ATGTCTCATATTATACCAGTAAGAGGATTTACACCACAGATTGCTGAAGGCTGCTTTATCGCGCCCAATGCCACTATCGTAGGCGATGTAGTAATGGGTAAAGGTTGTACCATATGGTTCAATGCTGTTGTTCGTGGTGATGTGAACAGCATCCGGCTGGGGGAGAATGTTAATATACAGGATGGCGCCGTGATCCACTGTACCTATGAGAAGTCCAAAACCATTGTGGGAAACAATGTATCTGTCGGTCATAACGCCATCCTGCACGGCTGTACGATAGATAACGATGTACTGATCGGCATGGGTGCTATCATAATGGACAACGCCCATATCAGCAGCAACAGCATCATCGCTGCCGGTGCTGTGATCCTCGCAGGTACCCATGTAGAACCCGGTACTATCTGGGCAGGCGTTCCTGCCAAAAAAGTGAAAGACATTGATATGGCACTGATCAAGGGAGAAATCAATCGTATCTCCAACAACTACAACATGTACGCTTCCTGGTACTCAGAAGGGGAGGAGAAAAAATAA